One Temnothorax longispinosus isolate EJ_2023e chromosome 8, Tlon_JGU_v1, whole genome shotgun sequence genomic region harbors:
- the Hipk gene encoding uncharacterized protein Hipk isoform X9 — translation MTAHSKQVANAANGGGSSNPQGDGDYHLVQHEVLYSMTNQYEVLEFLGRGTFGQVVKCWKKGTSDIVAIKILKNHPSYARQGQIEVSILSRLSQENADEFNFVRAYECFQHKSHTCLVFEMLEQNLYDFLKQNKFSPLPLKYIRPILQQVLTALLKLKQLGLIHADLKPENIMLVDPMRQPYRVKVIDFGSASHVSKAVCNTYLQSRYYRAPEIILGLPYCEAIDMWSLGCVVAELFLGWPLYPGSSEYDQIRYISQTQGLPTEHMLNNASKTTKFFYRDMDSTYPFWRLKTPEEHEAETGIKSKEARKYIFNCLDDIGQVNVPTDLDGGQLLPEKADRREFIDLLKRMLTMDQVVTSERRITPGEALNHAFVTLSHLVDYAHCNNVKASVQMMEVCRRAGDFTASPAHHQAPPAPQPPPPTSLVANFVPTTNGSAVTLTFNNQLSNQVQRLVREHRTAQTGYDSLYQIYSNSSRRATQYSGSSNGSNSGRSGVHDFPHQLVPGILCPPHGYQTMPSPAKHVVVAQPPQPQQAPLQIQSSIISQQAVAAAAAAAQQQYAAVPVSMVETGRQMLLTNAVQTSWPAGSRQMAAIVPSWQQLPPQHIQQPLLSDTGDWGRPLIVDSSAILQDQRPVFPVTEVYNASALVEHPSQSWGKRTVTKHHQHHVTVPQQTQHRHEHKKETQQLSPVKKRVKESTPPSSMRRHSPSSSHWQEQPVQSHHHSSKHSSSHNVEHQPVATVRQQTITIDDTPSPAVSVITISDSEDETPGKCCGDRQCSACQSLATRLSGDGRPVREEVIRSTQSTPRVVQPMQQSAHTSSQHANGHVTTHSSSSHRTQRKNVISCVTVGDSDGEASPSRSHAHLYLPQHPQHQQTTQLIKHEPQQQHHVSSSSGYSSQSQKKRLLAKVQSECNMVNVATKLEPGVEYLAPHPCHAPACKEPPTYQDDVYDIYDHCLQYVTTSSAHPHLQEQHIVYTTGTDKRVSWPGKRTEYKHEYVQPPAAHSREHQKWVVANPVHQYRQSQVVGTAAHPGHTHSHHGHPAHLSPGGSGGGRSPAGGAVIGSAQHLGQPLYQEYAHVRSRAHAVPPPVYVTAAPSQAATAIQQQMPTYQGFTPGSSPLTLYDSSRALPPPAHHSSARPLLASHAAHPLPAHMQPAAVYGLAPLSPAKHQYQPSNLWFTE, via the exons ATGACGGCGCATAGCAAGCAAGTGGCCAACGCGGCCAACGGCGGCGGCAGTAGCAATCCCCAGGGCGACGGGGATTATCACTTGGTGCAGCACGAAGTTCTCTACTCCATGACCAACCAGTATGAGGTCCTCGAGTTTCTCGGCAGAGGTACTTTCGGGCAG GTCGTGAAATGTTGGAAAAAAGGAACAAGCGACATAGTAGCCATCAAAATTCTAAAGAATCATCCATCGTATGCGCGCCAAGGTCAGATTGAG GTCTCCATCCTGTCTCGACTTAGTCAGGAAAATGCGGATGAGTTCAATTTCGTGCGCGCCTACGAGTGCTTCCAGCACAAGTCACATACCTGCTTGGTATTCGAAATGCTAGAGCAAAACCTCTACGATTTCTTGAAacagaataaattttcacCCCTACCTCTCAAATACATCAGGCCCATTCTCCAGCAGGTATTGACTGCGCTATTGAAACTGAAG CAATTAGGATTGATACACGCCGACTTGAAACCAGAGAATATTATGCTGGTTGATCCAATGCGTCAGCCGTATCGAGTGAAAGTCATCGATTTTGGATCTGCCTCGCACGTGTCAAAAGCCGTCTGTAACACCTACCTGCAATCACGATACTACCGCGCACCCGAGATCATACTGGGACTTCCGTATTGTGAAGCGATAGATATGTGGTCACTCGGCTGTGTGGTTGCAGAATTGTTTCTAGGATGGCCTTTATACCCTGGCAGCTCCGAGTACGATCAAATTCGATATATAAGTCAAACGCAGGGCCTACCGACGGAGCATATGCTGAACAACGCCAGCAAAAcaacaaaattcttttaccgGGATATGGACA GTACATATCCATTTTGGCGATTGAAAACACCGGAAGAACACGAGGCAGAGACTGGTATCAAATCCAAGGAagcaagaaaatatatttttaattgccttGACGATATCGGTCAGGTTAATGTACCGACTGACTTAGACGGTGGTCAACTCTTGCCAGAGAAAGCGGACAGGAGAGAGTTTATTGACCTTTTGAAGAGAATGCTCACAATGGACCAGGTAGTGACATCg GAGCGCCGTATAACACCCGGCGAGGCACTGAACCACGCGTTTGTTACTCTATCACATCTAGTCGATTACGCGCATTGTAACAACGTCAAAGCTTCCGTCCAGATGATGGAGGTTTGCAGGCGCGCGGGAGATTTCACTGCGAGTCCTGCGCATCATCAGGCTCCGCCGGCGCCTCAGCCACCTCCACCAACGTCTTTAGTAGCCAATTTTGTACCGACTACTAACGGCAGTGCGGTGACTCTCACCTTTAACAATCAATTGTCTAATCAAGTGCAGCGATTAGTCAGAGAACACCGTACCGCGCAAACAGGATATGACAGTCTG taCCAAATATATAGCAACAGCAGTCGACGGGCGACACAATATAGCGGTTCGTCTAATGGATCCAACAGCGGACGGAGTGGCGTGCACGATTTTCCGCATCAACTGGTACCCGGCATATTGTGTCCACCGCATGGCTATCAGACTATGCCAAGTCCTGCGAAGCACGTAGTTGTTGCTCAA cCACCGCAACCGCAACAAGCACCTTTGCAGATACAATCGTCCATTATATCGCAACAAGCTGTGGCCGCGGCGGCTGCAGCTGCCCAGCAACAATATGCTGCAGTTCCCGTGTCTATGGTCGAGACTGGTCGGCAAATGTTGCTTACC AATGCTGTACAGACATCTTGGCCTGCTGGAAGCCGTCAGATGGCTGCGATCGTACCATCGTGGCAGCAGTTACCACCGCAGCATATTCAGCAACCACTGCTTAGCGATACTGGAGATTGGGGAAGGCCTCTTATCGTCGATAGTTCTGCTATTCTACAG GATCAGCGGCCGGTATTTCCTGTCACGGAAGTTTACAATGCTAGTGCACTCGTCGAACATCCATCGCAGAGCTGGGGCAAGCGCACTGTCACCAAACATCACCAGCATCATGTGACGGTACCTCAGCAGACTCAGCATAGACATGAACACAAGAAAGAGACGCAACAACTGAGTCCAGTGAAGAAACGAGTCAAGGAGAGCACACCGCCAAGTAGCATGCGACGACACTCGCCGTCGAGTAGCCATTGGCAAGAGCAGCCGGTGCAGTCTCATCATCACAGTAGCAAACACAGTAGTAGTCATAACGTGGAACATCAGCCAGTCGCAACCGTGCGACAGCAGACCATTACGATTGATGATACGCCTTCGCCAGCCGTTTCCGTTATCACAATCAGTGATAGTGAAGATGAGACACCTGGAAAATG CTGTGGAGACCGTCAGTGCAGCGCCTGTCAAAGTTTGGCAACTCGCCTGTCGGGCGACGGACGACCTGTCCGTGAAGAAGTCATACGAAg TACTCAATCGACGCCGCGCGTTGTACAGCCGATGCAACAGTCAGCACACACGAGCAGTCAGCATGCGAACGGGCACGTTACGACGCACAGCTCGTCGTCACATCGAACGCAACGCAAGAATGTCATTAGCTGTGTAACTGTTGGTGACAGTGACGGCGAAGCCAGCCCAAGTCGCTCTCATGCTCATTTATACCTGCCGCAACACCCGCAGCATCAGCAAACCACGCAGTTAATTAAGCATGAGCCGCAGCAACAACATCATGTTAGCAG TAGCTCAGGATATTCCTCTCAGTCACAAAAGAAGCGGCTGTTGGCGAAGGTGCAGTCCGAATGTAACATGGTGAACGTCGCGACGAAACTGGAACCCGGTGTCGAGTACCTTGCTCCACATCCGTGTCACGCGCCAGCTTGCAAAGAGCCACCGACCTATCAG GATGACGTCTATGACATATATGACCACTGCTTGCAGTATGTGACCACGAGTAGTGCGCATCCTCACCTCCAAGAGCAGCATATTGTGTACACGACCGGCACGGACAAACGAGTGTCCTGGCCTGGGAAGCGAACCGAGTACAAGCATGAGTACGTTCAACCACCGGCTGCTCATTCGAGAGAACATCAAAAGTGGGTGGTGGCCAATCCTGTGCATCAATATAG GCAGAGCCAGGTCGTAGGTACGGCAGCCCATCCGGGCCATACCCACAGTCATCACGGACATCCGGCTCATCTAAGTCCCGGCGGCAGTGGCGGTGGTAGGAGTCCCGCCGGTGGGGCTGTGATAGGAAGCGCCCAGCATTTGGGACAGCCCCTCTACCAGGAATATGCTCACGTGCGCTCGAGAGCCCACGCGGTGCCGCCTCCTGTGTACGTTACCGCGGCACCATCGCAGGCTGCTACCGCTATCCAGCAACAAATGCCCACGTATCAAGGATTCACACCCGG CTCGTCTCCATTAACGTTGTATGATTCTAGTCGAGCGTTGCCACCGCCAGCTCATCACAGCTCGGCCAGACCGTTACTGGCGAGTCACGCAGCACATCCGTTGCCTGCGCATATGCAGCCTGCAGCCGTTTATGGATTGGCCCCGCTTTCGCCAGCCAAACaccaataccaaccttccaaTTTATGGTTTACCGAGTAA